A window of the Lepisosteus oculatus isolate fLepOcu1 chromosome 14, fLepOcu1.hap2, whole genome shotgun sequence genome harbors these coding sequences:
- the LOC107076184 gene encoding GTPase IMAP family member 9-like, giving the protein MAALSPGRRRADSHEAPQRLSEIRIVLLGQRWSEKSSAGNTILGREEFDTKGEPQECVKRQGEVGGRQITVVNTPGWNVWLMRNDPQQIRQEIVCSVSLCPPGPHTLLLVINLDSNTDWRSVKEHLELLSERVWRHTIVLFTRGDRLGDTTIEQHIERGGKELQCLVEKCGNRYHVLNNKNRDDRTQVTELLEKIEDMVAGNYGQYFTTDIEQLYTELETYNREIEELRQRLEERQRETVELRQREEERQRETEELRQRETEELRQREEERQRETEELRQRLEERQRETEELKQREEERQRETEKLRQREEERQRETEELSQKYERREREREEELRQRLEEEWSRREEELKEKMRKTLREEELEKETEEPRLPVRRRNSKDFIPLNSECD; this is encoded by the coding sequence TGATTCCCATGAGGCACCACAGCGTCTCTCAGAGATCAGGATCGTGCTGCTGGGCCAGAGATGGTCTGagaagagctcagcaggaaacaccatcctgggcagAGAGGAGTTTGACACTAAGGGAGAACCTCAGGAGTGTGTGAAGAGACAGGGTGAAGTAGGTGGGAGGCAGATCACTGTGGTCAACACTCCAGGCTGGAATGTGTGGCTGATGAGGAATGATCCACAGCAGATCAGACAGGAGattgtgtgcagtgtgtctctgtgtcccccaggaccCCACACTCTCCTCCTGGTGATTAATCTGGACTCAAACACAGACTGGAGATCAGTGAAGGAACATCTGGAGCTCCTCAGTGAGAGAGTGTGGAGACACACAATAGTGCTGTTCACCAGGGGGGACAGACTGGGAGACACAACCATTGAGCAACACATTGAGAGAGGAGGGAAGGAGCTCCAGTGTCTGGTGGagaagtgtgggaacaggtatcatgttctcaacaacaagaacagggacgaccgcactcaggtcacagagctgctggagaagatcgAGGACATGGTGGCAGGAAACTATGGGCAGTACTTCACCACTGACATTGAACAACTGTACActgaactggagacatacaatagagagatagaggagctgagacagaggttggaggagagacagagagagacggtggagctgagacagagggaggaggagagacagagagagacagaggagctgagacagagagagacagaggagctgagacagagggaggaggagagacagagagagacggaggagctgagacagaggttggaggagagacagagagagacggaggagctgaaacagagggaggaggagagacagagagagacagagaagctgagacagagggaggaggagagacagagagagacggaggagctgagCCAGAAGTATgaaagaagggagagagagagagaagaggagctcagacagaggttggaggaggagtggagcaggagagaagaggagctgaAGGAGAAGATGAGAAAGACACTGAGGGAAGAGGAGctggagaaagagacagaggagcccagactgCCTGTCAGGAGGAGGAACAGTAAAGACTTCATCCCTCTCAACAGTGAGTGTGATTGA
- the LOC138243451 gene encoding golgin subfamily A member 6-like protein 25: MSNLPDTPVSAPVAVSEGDPAVKPRLQPRPSELRLVLLGRTGAGKSAAGNTLLGSTQFPSRPSLSAVTQTCERRRGEAAGRQLSVIDTPDLLDSRGRQRDVCLEVRRCLLLSSPGPHAFLLVLRARRFTDEEKGALLTVTEVFGEAVLNHTVVLFTHGDSLGQETVEQYVDTQGRDLQQLLEKCGNRYHVLNNMDTGDRTQVTQLLEKIEDMVAGNSLGFFVDQDAEERLRERENRYREEEEGRKKKEEFLKKVQELREEYEAELHQKTEELRRRSEEEQRRRAEQLKEEHEAQQRHQLEELRRRQGEEQRRQLEALRREQEETLRRKEQELQLQYQEQRQRLEQEQCEKTEEIKLRYRTQHQELLRRYEEEQRSRAEQMELRYQEQHRRVQETILKLTEEQLRKVEETRTQCAERLRERMEAVKRELEEEQERKIEELRQQHRGQDRGEAQQRCEAELWRKVDEIKQLYEERLQGRVQELEQQQQREMEEKRKEQEEEQRKREEELRRQLEEDRRQREQELELRRAEELRRVEELEQRYSLEEQSRLAELRLHEERMREQGRQELQRQTEELKLRQQQREAELRQELEDEERRRAEELRQQLEREHRQREQELEERYREQQREAQEERSRTEELRRQWEEGLREEYDRRLQRKEAEIQERWEGELQRRVKELQESSQPQSLEPGQMSEGDPAVEPGLQTRPSELRLVPLGAGLGAAIGALAGALRGPTGAAAGTVIGAAVGAQIGALLGGEPRAAQTHTQEHTQPADTQERTQPADTQEHTQPADTQGHPQPADTQGHPQPADTREHTQPTDTQEHTQPADTQGHPQPADTREHTQPADTQERTQPTDKQEHTQPTDTPEDTQPADTMSRHTQPTDRREEQTGDRGAERELKTLRQEQERERRSSGSVIGVTERHRDTAAGQSLIHTVFPSRRGRPDTSWTQSEDSPLKH; encoded by the exons ATGTCTAACCTCCCTGATACTCCTGTCTCTGCTCCTGTTGCAGTGAGTGAAGGGGACCCTGCAGTCAAACCCAGACTCCAGCCCCGTCCCTCTGAGCTGAGACTGGTGCTGCTGGGCAGGACTGGTGCTGGGAAGAGCGCAGCAGGAAACACCCTCCTGGGCAGCACACAGTTCCCCTCCCGGCCCAGCCTGTCCGCGGTCACCCAGACCTGCGAGAGACGCAGGGGGGAGGCTGCTGGGAGGCAGCTCTCCGTCATCGACACACCAGACCTCCtggacagcagggggcgccagagGGACGTGTGTCTGGAGGTCCGGAGGTGCCTGCTGCTGTCCTCCCCAGGACCCCACGCTTTCCTGCTGGTGCTGCGGGCCAGACGCTTCACGGACGAGGAGAAGGGAGCCCTGCTGACCGTGACCGAGGTGTTCGGGGAGGCTGTCCTGAATCACACTGTCGTCCTCTTCACCCACGGggacagtctgggacaggagacagTGGAGCAGTACGTtgacacacaggggagagatctgcagcagctcttagagaagtgtgggaacaggtatcatgttctcaacaaTATGGACACGGGCGaccgcactcaggtcacacagctgctggagaagatcgAGGACATGGTGGCAGGAAACAGTCTGGGCTTCTTTGTGGACCAGGATGCAGAGGAGAGgctgagagaaagagagaacagatacagggaggaggaggagggcaggaagaagaaggaggagtttctgaagaaagtgcaggagctgagagaGGAGTACGAGGCAGAACTGCATCAGAAGACGGAGGAACTGAGACGCAGGAGTGAGGAAGAGCAGAGGAGGAGAGCGGagcagctgaaggaggagcacgAGGCGCAGCAGAGGCACCAGCTGGAGGAGCTGAGACGCAGGCAGGGAGAGGAGCAGCGCAGGCAGCTGGAGGCTCTCAGGAGAGAGCAGGAGGAGACACTGCGCAGGAAGGAGCAGGAGCTGCAGCTGCAGTACCAGGAGCAGAGGcagaggctggagcaggagcagtgtgagaaGACGGAGGAGATCAAGCTCCGCTACAGGACGCAGCACCAGGAGCTCCTGCGCAGGTACGAGGAGGAGCAGCGCAGCAGAGCTGAGCAGATGGAGCTCAGATACCAGGAGCAGCACAGGAGGGTGCAGGAGACCATACTGAAACTCACTGAGGAGCAGCTGAGGAAGGTGGAGGAGACCAggacccagtgtgcagagagactGAGGGAGAGGATGGAGGCCGTGAAGAGGGAGCTTGAAGAAGAGCAGGAGAGGAAGATAGAGGAGCTGAGGCAGCAGCACAGAGGCCAAGACCGCGGGGAGGCCCAGCAGAGGTGTGAAGCAGAGCTGTGGAGGAAGGTGGACGAGATCAAGCAGCTGTATGAAGAGAGACTGCAGGGGAGAGTTCAGGagctggagcagcagcagcagagggagatggaggagaagaggaaggagcaggaggaggagcagaggaagagagaggaggagctgaggaggcaGCTGGAGGAGGATCGCAGGCAGAGGGAGCAGGAGCTGGAGCTGAGGAGGGCTGAGGAGCTCAGGAGAgtggaggagctggagcagaGATACTCActggaggagcagagcagactggCAGAGCTCAGACTCCATGAGGAGAGGATGAGAGAGCAGGGCAGGCAGGAGCTGCAGAGGCAGACGGAGGAGCTGAAACtgaggcagcagcagagggaggcagagctgaggcaggaaCTGGAGGacgaggagaggaggagggcggaGGAGCTGAGGCAGCAGTTGGAGAGGGAGCACCGTCAGAgagagcaggagctggaggagagataCAGGGAGCAGCAGCGAGaggcgcaggaggagaggagcaggacggaggagctgaggaggcaGTGGGAGGAAGGGCTGAGAGAGGAGTACGACAGGAGGCTGCAGAGAAAGGAGGCGGAGATCCAGGAGAGGTGGGAAGGGGAGCTGCAGAGGAGagtgaaggagctgcaggagtCCTCCCAGCCTCAGAGCCTGGAGCCGGGTCAGA TGAGTGAAGGAGACCCTGCAGTCGAACCCGGACTCCAGACCCGCCCCTCTGAGCTGAGACTGGTGccgctgggagccggactgggGGCAGCAATAGGGGCCCTAGCAGGAGCCCTGAGGGGCCcaacaggagcagcagcaggaacagTGATAGGAGCTGCAGTAGGAGCTCAGATAGGAGCTTTACTGGGAGGAGAACCCAGAGcagcacagactcacacacaagagcacacacagcccgcagacacacaagagcgtacacagcccgcagacacacaagagcacacacagcctgcagacacacaagggcacccacagcccgcagacacacaagggcacccacagcccgcagacacacgagagcacacacagcccacagacacacaagagcacacacagcccgcagacacacaagggcacccacagcccgcagacacacgagagcacacacagcccgcagacacacaagagcgcacacagcccacagacaaacaagagcacacacagcccacagacacaccagaggacacacagcccgcagacacaatgagcagacacacacagcccacagacaggagagaggaacagacaggagatcgaggagctgagagagagctgaagacactgagacaggagcaggagagggagaggaggagctcaGGCAGTGTTATCGGagtgacagagagacacagagacactgccGCAGGTCAGTCACTGATCCACACAGTCTTTCCCAGCAGGAGAGGAAGACCGGATACTTCCTGGACACAGAGTGAGGACTCTCCACTGAAACACTGA